The genome window aatgaatcttcgattgttaatcattccagcccctcgtacgagatatgttgaatcaaattgtagtcattcatgtaccaaatgattcttgtttatagcaaaattgagaaccgaaacgccacatctcactgcaaattttggaaaagactcccaaaaaacctcattaaaaaagaggtttaaaagagaaaatgaaaattttaactgttggagcccctagtttaggaaacgattatttaagtacgttatcagtttttgaataaatactaatagttacgtcgtaatcttgaatgaaaaaggaagcattttacaaaatacgctcgtctgtaggaataaggactcttaaattAGGCTACGCAGCATTCTCTCAGTAGCTACAACATAGCCCAATTGCGACGACCGCAGAGGGCAATGGCGCTGAGAGTAATCAGAGGGTACCGCACGGTGAGCGCGGGGGCCGCGTGCGTGCTGGCCGGTTCTCTGCCCTGGGACCTGGATGCGAGAACCCTCGCGGCGCTGTACCAGTGGCGCGGGGAGGCGCGGGCCCGGGGCGACCCGAAAGCACCTCAGGAGGTGGCGAAGCAGCGCACAGAGCTGCTAGAGGAGGCGACGGAGATGTGGGTGCAGCGGCTGGAACGGCCGAGTGCTGGCTCTCGCACTATAGAGGCGGTTCGCCCAGTCCTCCGTGACTGGGTTGAAAGACTCTCCGGGGTTCTTACCTTCCGACTAACGCAGGTACTGTCGGGGCATGGCTGTTTCGGCAGCTACCTGCACAAGGTTGCCCAGCGTGAACCGACTCCGGAGTGTCACCAATGCGGAGCCGACGTAGACTCGGCCCAACACACACTGGCTGAGTGTCCAGTTTGGGGCGAGGAAAGAGAGGAACTGGTCGCCCAATTAGGGCAGGACCTTTCGCTGCCAGCCGTAGTTCGGGCCATGCTGGGCAGCGTAAGAGCGTGGGAGACTGTGCTCACGTTTTGCGAGCACGTCATACGAGACAAAGAGGCGGCCGAGCGCGAACGGGAAGCCCTGGCCGAGGCTAACCCgatgcgccgccgccgcacagGACGCAGGCGTGCCGCCCATGAGCGGAACCTGCCGCCCTAATGAGAGCTAGCGGGCGGTGGACATGGGGGCGTCCCCGCCCACGATGCTGGCTCCCGAGATGGTAAGCGCGACCTCGTGTCCCGGAAGCGCTTCCACTGAGACGATCGGTTGGACGGCACTAACCATGCGACGGATCCTAGTCAGGATAGCCGCTGCGGGGTCGCGGACGAATTGCGCGAGCTTCCCCGTAACCCCGCAACCATAGCGGCGAGAGGACACCATGGGGTTTAGTGGATAGTGGGGCCTCTGTACAGCCCTGAGTTCCACATAACCGTCCGGGTTTATCCTCCGACCCGGCGGTATGCGTAAAAGCATTccccatgtaaaaaaaaaaaaaaaaggctacGCAGCATGTGTTAAGTAGATCGAGATAATTGAACGACGGGATAATCATCGACTAGGTAAAAGCACGGTAGGTAGcctttttatgaaatttctatgttcaagATCGTTTCATTTACCCACTAATTGACCAATAATAACACTGCAAGTTCGGCTTCACAAACTCAGCAACCCAATATCCATCAAAAGTCAGGAAAAGGAGTGCGTCAAATTTCACTCAAACTTTTTACGGCGGTAGTAGAAGACGTGATAAAAACGCTTGCATGAGACAGAACTGGTATCAATATTCTTGTCGCACCTGAGATTTGCCAATTGTTTGCTGAAACCCTGGAAGATCTTCAAAGCATGGTTGAGAGCCTTTACCATGCTTCTTTGAAGATTGGTCTTAAGATGAATATGTCCAAGACTAAAGTTATGACGAACATCTCTGGTAAATCGATTCCAACGATTATGGTTGGGAACGAAGTAACTACTGGAGGTGGTCGAGCAATTCGTGTATCTTGGACATattctatcatttgacaaaacaCACCAACAGAAGATCTCCAGGAGGATCCAACAGGTTTGGGCggtacttcaatgaactggcggaCATTCTCAAACCCGTTAAGATGAAAGTGAAGGACCCCTGCGAAAtcgtcttttcatacaaacgtagtcctcatttcctctctggatattaacattattgagaATATTTGGACACTATTTGttatatatcaaccacagctgtTTGatattttcgaatttttaattattataagagttaggatcatttaattttttttatgaaatctgtttttcgcttctattttttccaataatcaaaaaatttaaaaaagtcaaacgtaggggcatagctcttcttcctcgcgttgtcccggcattttgccacggctcatgggagcctggggtccgcttgacaactaatcccaagatttggcgtaggtactagtttttacgaaagcgactgccatctgaccttccaacccaaagggtaaactaggccttgttgggattagtccggtttcctcacgatgttttccttcaccgaaaagcgactagtaaatatcaaatgatatttcgtacataagttccgaaaaactcattggtacgaggcggggtttgaacccgcgaccgcaagattgcaagtcgcaggctcttaccgctaggccaccagcgcttctcgtaggggcatagctatggttaatagacatcaaattatgtaaaaataatttccataatgtcaatatccagagaggaaaattgggactccgtttgtatggagaagcggccgtccatAAAGTTACAAatcatttttagtgttccgtacctgAAAGGGAAAAATGGAACCATTAAACGAGTTTGAATTTCAAACATACACGCTTGGAGGGTATATAATATAATCGTTATATAATACAGAGCTTTTAAGTCCTGTACCGtttttaggcaacgaagcttgctgagttgcgtaagtaaggtacgagattgaaaagcttgaatttatcactattgtatacaatactttttctacgagtcatctaaaattatactttttttactcgtactataaaacctaaataattaatgaaaattggtaagtatctcaacaaaacaatttacaattttaatataaagagtaggggttttctatgtatataagcatgtaattatctatatacgtatgtatatcgtcacctagtacccatagtacaagctttgctcagttcggggctaggtcgatctgtgtaagattgtctccaaatatttatttatctccgAAATACAAGGTcacttggaaaaaaaaatacacaaaataatttCTTCTCTACAGATTACAGAAAAACCTATACGAATTCTGCAGTCATGAattgactgaaaaaaaaaattgttaaaaaatgtgCGAAATACGGAACCTTTGGGGCGCCAGTTCCACTTGCATTTGGaagggtgtttttttttcaaagatcCCGGTTTATCTGTTTTGTATGAATGTTTGTTGCTTAAGTTTCTGTTTTATCTGTGattgtaatttatataaagAGACGATTAACactattatacaaaataataatgtataatatgtataataaaaatgttaacagCTACAAAGTATAAAAAGGGTTCTACCAAGTCAAGTGATCAATCTTCTGTACAAATAATCAATCACTTTCCCACAAAACTTCGAGTACCTAATTAGGTCAATACAGATTCTCCTGTTGATGAGTTATAAGACTGTTTTCAGAAAGACTTTATGTACAAGTTTTATTAAAACGTTTAGTGGGGTAATTTGGGCCAGAGGGATACCTTTAGACAATTTTTTTGTCTATGAACTAATCTAGCTAGTTGAAAATTTTACCCTAAGACCCCGATTTAAAgattgtaaaaagtaaaaagttgCTGTCAGCCACGTTCATAAATATTTGTCTAATTTTATTCCAGTTACTCCATTTGACGGTActacttttaaattatttttaacaacataAGAGTCTGCTATTTTGACCTtcgtattattttcaaaaaaaggtCTTGTTTTAGCTACTAGAGGTGctcaaaatttaataaatcaaaGAGGGTGTCTGATCTAGCTCGAAGAAAGAGCCGTATAAACCTGTCAAAACTTTTTTCCTCTCTTATAACTATAACCAGATTGTTTGAATTTGAGGAAAATGAATGCGTAATCATTTAGGTTACCATATGTCTAGTAGATAGATGAGACTAGTTACTTACCATACCCACTAGTCTGAGACTTAACTAGTAGGTATGATAACCTTGGTGATtgtaataaggttgattttggaTCTTGCAGTTTTTTGAATAATACAAATGAGTGTTGCTTGTTCTACGATTTATTGAAGACTGAGGTGTGTATAGGAAAATACTTATTAACTACGCTATGCATGTGTGAGTGGGCCATACACAcatataagatattttttaaacagctGTAACATACCGCCCACCAAAAGGATATTGATTATCCTTTTtcagaataaaataatcatgcaaaatttataacaaaattaaaatacaattcatcATTATTATGTGTAAAATTCTTAACCAGGTTtgcataaatatcaaaattggcAAGAAATttacaattgaataaaaataaaaataaatatgttctaTCAGAACATATATAAATTTTTGGACGTTATTAACAAGTATAACATTAGTATTTTGTAATACTTCAGAATTAAACAAGTTTAACTATACTGTTACATCGACTGGAAAGAAACAAAGTTTACTGATAGAACGTTTGACAATATTTTCACCGCTCTTGACACTGTACACTCGTGTTAGGCCGTCGTTTCCAGGATGTTTGGCAACAATGCGTCCTAACAACCACTTTCCAGGAGGTaagttttcgttttttattaatACGAGTTGGCCAATATCAAATTCCGGTTCCTTTTTTGTCCATTTCGTTCTCTGTTGGAGTgttgataaataattttgttgccACGTATGCCAAaaatcatttaacattttttgcaGGTGTTGCCAACGGGACAAAACGTTCGTGTTCACAtctttgaaggttggtgatgGTATGGTTATCGGTGCCTCTCCAATCAAAAAGTGTCCTGGGGTTAAAGGATTCGCGTTTCCATCGTCGTCTATGGGAACGTAAGGCCGTGAGTTGAGACACGACTCGACCTGGCAGATCAGGGTTGAAAATTCTTCAAAGGTAAGATGAGAATTAAGGACTCTCTTTAAATGGAATTTCATGGACTTTACTCCACTTTCCCACAATCCACCAAAATTGGGACTGTATACTGGTACAAAATGCCACTGAGTTCCATCTAACGCCAGCTTTGTAGCTATATCTCCATCAAAGTCCAATTTTGCTTCTTCAAATGCTTCTGCCAAAGCCTTATTTGCTCCGATGAAGTTCCTCCCTTGGTCACTCCAAAGATGTGCGCACCTGCCTCTTCGTGCCACAAAACGTCTGAAGGCCCCAATAAAGGCTTCCGAGGTTAAATCTCCGACAAGCTCCAAGTGTATGGCTTTAGTAaccatacatacaaatatagcTATGTACGATTTTATGGTTCTTAATCCTCTCCCTTTTGACATAAGTGTTTGATATGGACCAGCGAAGTCGACGCCACTGTTCAGAAATGGACGTGCTGGGGTAACCCGTTCCTTAGGTAGATCTCCCATTAACTGCTTTTTGGCAGTGGCGTTTTGTCGTGCACATATCAGGCATTTGTGGATGTACGATCTGAccttttgtttcatttttaggATCCAGTATTTACTTTTTAGGTAGCACATCATCAGCTGTTGTCCGCCATGAAGGGTTCTTTGATGAGCATCAGCTACAAGAAAAAAGGTAAGTCGGTTCTTACTGTCCAAAATTATAGGGTTCTTGCTATCTTCGCTCAAATTTGCGTGTTTAAGACGACCGCCCACCCTGAGTACATGGACTTCATCCAGGTAAGGATTTAATGATTTCAATTTACTGTCACATCTtacgtttttgttattttttagtcTAGTTATATCATCATTAAATGCATGTTTTTGAACCAATTTAATACAACTTATCAATGAATTTTGTAATTCTTCTGTTGTGAATATGGGGTTCGGGGTAAGCTTCTTATAGTTTAAAAAGCGTCTGCAGTATGTAATCGTCTTAATAAGTTCTTGTAAATCATCAAAATCGTCAAACTGGTTTACAATTGAATAATTATCTTCTTCTTGTACCGTGAGGTTGGTGTGGAAGGTTCGTTTCATTTCCAGGTCTGTCGTGGTGTCTGGCTTATTGAATAGAATATCATGAGTTTTTAGCCATTCTGGCCCATTCCACCATAAATGATGTGAGATGAGTTCTGGTAGCGGTGAACCTCGTGACGCAATATCCGCAGGGTTCGATTGGGATGGGACATGATACCATTTATCACCAATGTCATCGAGAATGGACACCACGCGATTCCTGACGAAGGTTTGCCAGCGGTTAGGGTCTCCTTTTAACCACGACAAAACTATGGTTGAGTCTGTCCATGCGACCACTTGACTTTCAGGGATTCTCATGGCTTCTCTAATTTGTTTAAGCAGCTTTGCCAGCAGCGCAGCGCCACATAGTTCTAATCGTGGCAAAGATACTGGTTTCACTGGACTTACACGAACTTTGGCAGCAATGATATTCGTCTTGATATCACCTTCTTCAGTTTCTACTCTTAAATAAGCGACAGCTGCATAAGCTTTTGTAGATGCATCAGAAAATCCGTGTATCGTAGTTTTATCTAGTCTTAGTTTAGTGGTGTGCAGCCATCTTGGTATATGAACGTCCTTTAAGTTTTCAAAATTGTGTCTTATGTTTAACCattcttcttttatttcaaGTTGTACTTCATCATCCCAACTTGATCGATGCAACCAAAGTTTCTGGATAAGCATCTTGGCTTGAATTATGCTTGGTGCCAACCATCCCAAAGGATCGAACAGTTTTTGCGTTTCTGCTAGTATGTTTCTCTTTGTAATAGTGCTTGGCTGCTGGGGTAGTTCAAGTTTGTACTGAAAACTGTCTTCACCCATGTTCCAAGTGATACCCAGTGCACGTACAGTTCCATCCAGGTTGATATCCATGTTTACATTACTGTTTCTCTCATCCGGTGGGAATTGCTTTAAAAAGTTGGTGCTATTAGACGACCATTTCTGCAGATCAAATCCTCCGTTTTTTAGAGTTTTTGCTACATTTTTCGCCACATCTACAGCGTCTTCTACGTTATCTTGACCCGAcatgaggtcatccatgtagaAATCTTCTTTAATCGTTTTTGCAGCTACTggatgatgttttccttcgtcTTCAGCGACCCTTTGTAACGTTTTCACAGCTAAGTAGGGTGCAGATGCTGTACCAAACGTGACACGAAGCAGGCGGTATTCTTTGATAGGGTCTGCTGCACTTTTGCGCCAAAGTATACGCTGTAGATCTGCATCTTGTTTGGTAACTAAAATTTGACGATACATTTTCTGTATGTCTGCAACGAAGCAGATTCTCTTCATACGCCATCTCATGATTATGTTTCTTAAATCTTCTTGAAGCTGTGGACCCACCAGTAGCTCTTCATTGAGTGAAATATTGTTTGTGCCTTTAGATGAAGCATCAAACACAGCTCTCACTTTCGTGTTTTTGTCGTTCCTAATCACAGCATGATGTGGGAGATACACTGATGGGGTTTCTATTTCCGTGTCTGGAACTTCTTCCATGTGCTTCAATGTTG of Cydia pomonella isolate Wapato2018A unplaced genomic scaffold, ilCydPomo1 PGA_scaffold_207, whole genome shotgun sequence contains these proteins:
- the LOC133533829 gene encoding uncharacterized protein LOC133533829 → MSTTEQLLSLLQDTANILQKTQTNLKKCSKARLTRGYLESRLKNIEHYWSIFQSAHQDLLKCTPTERRMDIPYLVNEDYYIHEDLYFCLSGDIKDMLSSFSSGKCNHTATDSSITGDKVKLPRVQPPVFSGSYEDWPTFQDIFESLIHNNSSLTNVVKLHFLKNSVSGEAQALLKHIQVTDANYEEAWKTLKNRYGNKRIIVNAIMKRLFSQKKLYSQTANQIKSLLDTTTECLNSLSNLKVSVESWDPMIVHLIVSKLDTETHKDWEEYSFKSTPDDLPKWSELRTFLETKFRTLEFIHHTTSTAPSSSRPATQKTFHLTSPAPSNVQSSLNTTSPATSIRTCIKCNDNHTLSHCKDFASMDVAERNDYVKTNNLCYNCLLSGHSVFKCRLPTSCQICHKRHHSLLHHTKNEDIKAHLNQMEENNDDDSDDVPKEDRENDITIATHFITKKTDALLATTLVLVKGHKGQVLTLRALIDQGSEANFITERAVQMMKLHKTPVRGSATGLQSMKTSVNSMVQCELQSRFDTNFNLNINAFVLSTRVTTELPSKALTNTHHAWQHLNGLDLADPKYHQPGRVDMLLGVKVYAQILLNGLIKGPPGSPCTQNTSLGWIVFGDAEGISSKNIVVMHHKFDLDLLVKNMWELDSAEKPELTADEKLCESIYANTTTRTKEGRYVVKLPTRTDKLKSTEGQTRDIALRRFKQLERKFEKDKEFKREYTKVIEEYSTLKHMEEVPDTEIETPSVYLPHHAVIRNDKNTKVRAVFDASSKGTNNISLNEELLVGPQLQEDLRNIIMRWRMKRICFVADIQKMYRQILVTKQDADLQRILWRKSAADPIKEYRLLRVTFGTASAPYLAVKTLQRVAEDEGKHHPVAAKTIKEDFYMDDLMSGQDNVEDAVDVAKNVAKTLKNGGFDLQKWSSNSTNFLKQFPPDERNSNVNMDINLDGTVRALGITWNMGEDSFQYKLELPQQPSTITKRNILAETQKLFDPLGWLAPSIIQAKMLIQKLWLHRSSWDDEVQLEIKEEWLNIRHNFENLKDVHIPRWLHTTKLRLDKTTIHGFSDASTKAYAAVAYLRVETEEGDIKTNIIAAKVRVSPVKPVSLPRLELCGAALLAKLLKQIREAMRIPESQVVAWTDSTIVLSWLKGDPNRWQTFVRNRVVSILDDIGDKWYHVPSQSNPADIASRGSPLPELISHHLWWNGPEWLKTHDILFNKPDTTTDLEMKRTFHTNLTVQEEDNYSIVNQFDDFDDLQELIKTITYCRRFLNYKKLTPNPIFTTEELQNSLISCIKLVQKHAFNDDITRLKNNKNVRCDSKLKSLNPYLDEVHVLRVGGRLKHANLSEDSKNPIILDSKNRLTFFLVADAHQRTLHGGQQLMMCYLKSKYWILKMKQKVRSYIHKCLICARQNATAKKQLMGDLPKERVTPARPFLNSGVDFAGPYQTLMSKGRGLRTIKSYIAIFVCMVTKAIHLELVGDLTSEAFIGAFRRFVARRGRCAHLWSDQGRNFIGANKALAEAFEEAKLDFDGDIATKLALDGTQWHFVPVYSPNFGGLWESGVKSMKFHLKRVLNSHLTFEEFSTLICQVESCLNSRPYVPIDDDGNANPLTPGHFLIGEAPITIPSPTFKDVNTNVLSRWQHLQKMLNDFWHTWQQNYLSTLQQRTKWTKKEPEFDIGQLVLIKNENLPPGKWLLGRIVAKHPGNDGLTRVYSVKSGENIVKRSISKLCFFPVDVTV